In a genomic window of Methanoregula sp. UBA64:
- a CDS encoding radical SAM protein yields MKVEVDSHKLIYHPERVAEWLRTGDCFPIYIEIGVTNRCNHRCVFCALDWFEKHHQDIDTGVMRRALQEMAKCGIKSVMFAGDGEPTLHRDICDLMTYAKLQGLDVALATNGVLFDKEKLEKSLASLSWVRFSVDAGTSATHKKIHRGGSNDFAKILTNIRDAVAIKKKNNLSVVIGVQFLMIPDNFDDLVPFIEVFREIGVDNVQIKPYSQHPLSKNRYSIEYDRYQSIEDIVRPYENSDFQVIFRSETTQRLMMKRMYHECYGLPFYTLIEADGSVIPCNLFHSNPEFRYGNLNTESFIDIWKGKRRKHILQKLTKNRIEHCRDGCRLDAINRYLWQLKNPHPHVNFI; encoded by the coding sequence ATGAAAGTCGAAGTCGACAGTCATAAATTAATATATCACCCTGAAAGAGTTGCTGAGTGGCTGAGAACAGGTGATTGTTTCCCTATTTACATAGAGATTGGTGTTACGAACCGGTGTAATCACAGGTGCGTCTTTTGTGCACTTGATTGGTTTGAAAAGCATCATCAGGACATTGATACCGGTGTGATGAGACGTGCCCTTCAGGAAATGGCAAAGTGCGGGATAAAATCGGTGATGTTTGCGGGTGATGGTGAACCGACGCTGCACCGAGATATCTGTGACCTCATGACGTATGCAAAACTCCAGGGGCTCGATGTTGCCCTTGCTACGAATGGGGTTTTGTTCGACAAGGAAAAACTGGAAAAATCGCTGGCTTCACTTTCATGGGTACGATTCAGTGTTGATGCAGGTACTTCAGCCACCCATAAAAAAATTCATCGTGGTGGATCGAACGATTTTGCGAAGATCCTGACAAATATTCGCGATGCCGTGGCAATTAAAAAGAAGAATAATTTATCCGTTGTCATCGGCGTGCAGTTTCTGATGATCCCGGATAATTTTGATGACCTTGTGCCATTTATCGAAGTATTCAGGGAAATAGGTGTTGACAACGTCCAGATTAAGCCATATTCCCAACATCCGTTGAGTAAGAACCGCTACTCTATAGAGTATGACCGTTACCAGAGCATCGAGGATATAGTTCGACCATATGAAAATAGTGACTTCCAGGTAATATTCCGTTCTGAAACTACCCAGAGGTTGATGATGAAACGTATGTATCATGAGTGCTACGGCTTGCCGTTTTACACACTGATTGAGGCAGATGGTTCAGTCATTCCCTGCAATCTGTTCCATAGCAATCCGGAATTCCGGTACGGAAACCTGAATACCGAATCATTTATTGATATCTGGAAGGGGAAACGGAGGAAACATATTTTACAGAAACTGACAAAAAATAGAATAGAACATTGCCGTGACGGTTGTAGGCTCGATGCAATAAACCGATACCTCTGGCAGTTGAAGAATCCACATCCACATGTGAACTTTATCTAA
- a CDS encoding class I SAM-dependent methyltransferase, with translation MTDTCHICGNSHLELFEKYTRFHRVTSDSKPWPPGGSLILCHSCGCVQKLTDLAWHGEIESIYNAYSIYFQGAGTEQEVFDMVSGNASSRSSRILECVSRFVKIPATGKLLDIGCGNGALLRRFGEKYPEWMLFGIELNDKYQREVETIPHVRTMYVNSQPDVIKETFNCITMIHVLEHIIHPGKYLEKILTLLAHDGILIIEVPNFEKNPYDLLIADHCTHFGNAALQSLLLRSGFEVIFSSTTCVTKEITVVARKGSHLTQKYHISIVQDSSEIVSRCIDFLESNIRDARVYAETRKFGIFGTSIAATWLFSELPESVHFFIDEDVNRIGKIYLGRPVYDLTSAPSDSLIFLPFCPPQARDLKERLEKQNGALELAFSFSD, from the coding sequence ATGACTGATACATGTCATATCTGCGGGAATTCCCATCTCGAATTATTTGAGAAATACACCCGGTTTCATCGTGTTACTTCGGATAGTAAGCCTTGGCCACCGGGGGGTTCCCTCATATTATGTCATTCATGTGGTTGTGTCCAAAAACTAACCGATCTGGCTTGGCATGGGGAGATAGAATCGATATATAATGCATATTCCATTTACTTCCAGGGTGCTGGAACTGAACAGGAGGTCTTTGATATGGTGTCAGGAAACGCCAGTTCTCGATCTTCCCGTATTTTGGAGTGTGTAAGTCGGTTCGTGAAGATCCCGGCAACTGGGAAGCTCCTAGATATCGGCTGTGGTAATGGCGCACTGCTTCGCCGGTTTGGTGAAAAATACCCGGAATGGATGTTGTTTGGGATCGAATTGAACGACAAATATCAGAGAGAGGTTGAGACGATTCCCCATGTGCGGACGATGTATGTAAACAGCCAGCCGGATGTCATTAAGGAGACGTTCAATTGTATCACGATGATTCATGTTCTGGAACATATTATCCATCCGGGAAAATACCTCGAGAAGATCCTCACTCTTCTTGCCCATGACGGTATCCTAATTATTGAAGTACCAAATTTTGAAAAAAACCCTTATGATCTGTTGATTGCGGATCATTGCACTCACTTCGGCAACGCTGCGTTACAATCTTTACTTCTCCGTTCGGGTTTCGAGGTGATCTTTTCTTCTACAACATGCGTAACAAAGGAAATCACGGTAGTTGCGAGAAAGGGGAGCCACTTGACACAGAAATATCATATATCGATTGTCCAAGATTCCAGTGAGATCGTTTCAAGGTGTATTGATTTTCTTGAGTCCAACATTCGCGATGCACGTGTCTACGCTGAGACCCGAAAATTCGGTATATTTGGGACTTCGATTGCCGCAACATGGCTGTTCTCTGAGCTTCCGGAGAGTGTACACTTTTTTATCGATGAAGATGTAAACAGAATTGGAAAGATATACCTTGGTCGGCCGGTTTACGATCTCACTAGTGCACCTTCAGACAGTCTGATATTCCTCCCGTTTTGTCCACCCCAAGCTCGTGACCTAAAAGAACGCTTGGAAAAACAGAATGGGGCGCTGGAGTTAGCTTTTTCATTTAGTGATTGA
- a CDS encoding transketolase family protein, translated as MRDNFSSEVTALAGADPRIVLLMADIGNHLFDRFKELYPERFFNCGIAESNMISVAAGLAMSGLRPVVYTFSAFDVGRPFEQIRVDLAFQNLPVVIIGLGGGLTYSPLGPTHYICEDLSITRSLPNMTVICPADAVETRAAIRVSLQHNGPVYIRIGKKNEPVIHECVPNFVIGKGITVKDGTEICILGTGTIMPDVIIAAKQLSEAGFNPRVVSFHTIKPLDTELLEEIFSDYSLVVTVEEHSLIGGLGAAVAEWISDQSSPSKCHLLRIGTPDEFLYHAIHQKTARDVYGLSPEKIAKTVSAHYRQIIEKMH; from the coding sequence ATGAGGGATAACTTTTCTTCTGAAGTTACTGCCCTCGCCGGTGCGGATCCCCGTATTGTCCTTTTGATGGCTGATATCGGCAATCATTTGTTTGATCGATTCAAAGAACTATACCCAGAGCGTTTTTTCAACTGCGGAATTGCCGAATCCAATATGATTAGTGTGGCTGCAGGACTTGCGATGAGTGGTCTGCGGCCTGTGGTCTATACCTTTTCTGCATTCGATGTGGGGCGTCCTTTTGAACAGATTCGTGTTGATTTAGCATTCCAGAATCTTCCGGTCGTAATCATAGGTCTTGGGGGAGGCCTAACTTATTCACCTCTCGGTCCAACCCACTATATCTGCGAAGATCTATCGATCACACGCTCCCTCCCCAACATGACGGTCATCTGTCCTGCAGATGCTGTTGAGACACGGGCCGCGATTCGGGTCTCCCTTCAGCACAATGGTCCTGTTTATATTCGCATCGGCAAGAAGAACGAACCGGTAATTCATGAGTGTGTCCCGAATTTTGTTATTGGTAAAGGAATTACCGTTAAAGACGGGACGGAGATCTGCATTCTCGGAACCGGTACTATCATGCCTGATGTGATTATTGCTGCCAAGCAGCTCAGTGAAGCCGGTTTTAACCCCCGTGTTGTCAGTTTCCATACGATCAAGCCGCTGGATACCGAACTTCTTGAGGAGATATTCTCTGACTATTCACTTGTTGTAACTGTCGAAGAGCACAGTCTCATCGGGGGATTGGGAGCCGCTGTGGCCGAATGGATCAGTGATCAGTCATCTCCATCAAAATGCCATCTTTTGAGGATAGGGACACCGGATGAATTCCTGTATCATGCAATCCACCAGAAAACTGCACGGGATGTATATGGACTTTCTCCAGAAAAGATTGCTAAAACCGTCTCCGCACACTATCGTCAAATCATCGAGAAAATGCATTGA
- a CDS encoding phosphotransferase, translated as MELLRGIMNNPKDCIGSVTQKLLSGIISDPDYFVVRPQSGGGNNKVFILEREGTPEYIMKQYFQHAADPRDRCRAEWTFLEYAAKVGISCVPKPVICDHDQGIAIYQYISGSRILTNGLHPDYIDQALSFFEAINRRDNTGKGKYLQPAAEACFCLQDHLECVNRRIMSLLQIDAESSVDREAIDFVRQEISPRWKYIQTHIHEQEILRSHGSKERLSDRDIIISPSDFGFHNAILSESGTVFFIDFEYAGLDDPVKMICDFFCQPEVPIPHSYLPSFSDRVLRRMDNPEYHRHRIRILMPAYILKWCCIILNEFLPLGRARRMFAKNDPDIDAIKEKQLNKARGLLSTID; from the coding sequence ATGGAATTATTGAGAGGCATTATGAATAATCCGAAAGACTGTATAGGATCAGTTACGCAGAAACTGTTATCCGGCATCATAAGTGACCCGGATTATTTTGTGGTTCGCCCGCAGAGTGGGGGGGGCAACAACAAGGTATTCATCTTGGAACGGGAGGGGACACCGGAATATATCATGAAGCAGTATTTCCAACATGCTGCCGATCCCCGAGACCGATGTCGGGCAGAATGGACATTTCTTGAGTATGCTGCAAAAGTCGGTATATCCTGTGTGCCTAAGCCGGTCATTTGCGATCATGATCAAGGAATCGCCATTTATCAGTATATCTCTGGTAGTAGGATTCTTACAAATGGACTTCATCCGGATTATATCGATCAAGCATTATCTTTCTTCGAAGCGATTAATAGGAGAGATAATACTGGCAAAGGGAAATATCTCCAACCTGCCGCAGAAGCTTGTTTCTGCCTGCAGGATCACTTAGAGTGCGTGAATAGGAGGATCATGAGTCTGTTGCAGATAGATGCTGAATCATCGGTGGATCGGGAAGCTATAGACTTTGTCAGGCAGGAAATTTCTCCACGGTGGAAATACATCCAAACACATATTCACGAACAGGAAATATTGAGGTCGCATGGATCAAAAGAACGCTTATCGGACCGAGATATTATTATTTCCCCATCGGATTTCGGGTTTCATAATGCAATCCTCTCTGAATCCGGCACAGTTTTTTTCATTGATTTTGAATATGCGGGTCTTGATGACCCGGTAAAGATGATCTGTGATTTTTTTTGTCAGCCAGAGGTACCTATCCCTCATTCCTATCTCCCCTCTTTTTCAGATCGTGTGCTAAGGCGGATGGACAATCCAGAATATCACCGCCATAGGATAAGGATACTTATGCCGGCTTATATTCTCAAATGGTGCTGTATAATCCTTAATGAGTTCCTCCCCCTAGGGAGGGCCCGGAGGATGTTTGCGAAAAACGATCCGGATATCGATGCAATAAAAGAAAAACAACTTAATAAAGCGAGGGGATTATTATCCACAATTGACTAG
- a CDS encoding SIS domain-containing protein — protein sequence MTKTMIPFPHYTDELQRFLNRVIITDCGGQVLNTDEGLSVVVAHLQKMKAEKKKAMIIGNGGSAAIASHLQNDLCKATKIRAMVFTDPPLLTALSNDICYAAAYRELVDLWGDKGDMLIAISSSGRSQNIISAVATAREKGCNPIVTISGFLMDNPLRSLGDLNMYVPSTEYGYVELAHSVLAHYISDQMSKSE from the coding sequence TTGACTAAAACGATGATTCCCTTCCCTCACTATACGGACGAGTTACAGAGATTCTTAAACCGTGTTATCATAACGGATTGTGGAGGTCAGGTTCTGAACACCGATGAAGGTTTGTCTGTAGTTGTTGCCCACTTGCAGAAAATGAAAGCGGAAAAAAAGAAGGCAATGATCATCGGCAATGGCGGGAGCGCTGCTATAGCTAGTCATCTTCAGAATGATCTCTGCAAAGCAACGAAGATCCGTGCCATGGTATTCACAGACCCTCCCCTCCTGACTGCACTCTCGAATGACATCTGTTATGCGGCGGCATACCGGGAACTTGTTGATCTGTGGGGAGATAAAGGGGATATGCTCATAGCCATCAGCAGTTCGGGCCGATCACAGAATATTATCAGTGCGGTAGCAACCGCACGGGAAAAAGGATGTAATCCAATCGTCACCATTTCGGGATTTCTTATGGATAACCCGCTCCGCAGTTTGGGTGATCTCAACATGTACGTTCCTTCTACAGAATACGGGTATGTGGAACTGGCGCATTCCGTCCTTGCCCATTATATCTCGGATCAAATGTCGAAGAGCGAATAA
- a CDS encoding zinc-binding dehydrogenase, producing the protein MKGKIMQISRMKAAILAETNKPLIVDEVQLPEALICGQVLVKIVYSGICGAQINEITAAKGQDKFLPHLLGHEGSGIVLETGPGVTTVKSGDHVVLHWRKSNGIESATPKYLWNGKPLNAGWVTTFNEYAVVSENRITQIPDDFDMRLAPLFGCAVTTALGVINNDAQVKIGQSVVVYGVGGVGLNIIQAAKMVSAHPIIGIDLIDHKLEMARQKGADYCFNSTKTPALIDQIKTVTGSNGPDVVIDTTGNSRVIEQAYDLTHPDGRTILVGVPRKGDNVSIYTLPIHFNKVLKGSYGGSCIPHIDIPRYVRLVDAGILNLDGLITHEFTLDKINDAIQLMRSGTSGRILISME; encoded by the coding sequence ATGAAAGGTAAGATCATGCAAATTTCACGGATGAAAGCGGCTATACTGGCTGAGACCAACAAACCCTTGATTGTTGATGAAGTGCAGCTACCAGAAGCACTTATCTGTGGGCAGGTTCTGGTGAAAATTGTCTATAGTGGGATCTGCGGAGCCCAGATCAACGAAATTACTGCCGCAAAAGGTCAAGACAAATTTCTTCCCCACCTTCTGGGACATGAAGGTTCGGGAATTGTTCTTGAAACAGGACCCGGTGTAACTACGGTTAAATCGGGAGATCACGTGGTGCTTCACTGGAGGAAGAGCAATGGGATCGAATCAGCAACGCCAAAATACCTTTGGAACGGGAAACCGTTGAATGCCGGATGGGTTACGACATTTAATGAATATGCGGTAGTGTCGGAAAACCGAATTACACAAATCCCTGATGATTTTGACATGAGACTGGCCCCCCTCTTTGGCTGTGCTGTAACAACAGCTCTCGGTGTGATCAATAACGATGCTCAAGTCAAGATCGGGCAGTCTGTCGTGGTTTATGGTGTTGGTGGCGTAGGTCTGAACATTATTCAAGCCGCTAAAATGGTCTCGGCACATCCTATCATTGGTATAGATCTTATCGACCACAAACTAGAAATGGCACGACAGAAGGGAGCCGATTATTGTTTCAACTCAACAAAAACGCCAGCACTCATTGATCAAATTAAAACGGTTACTGGTTCTAACGGGCCAGATGTAGTTATAGATACTACAGGGAATTCAAGGGTGATCGAGCAAGCATATGATCTGACGCACCCGGATGGCAGGACAATCCTCGTGGGAGTTCCGCGGAAGGGTGACAACGTATCAATATACACGCTCCCGATCCACTTCAACAAGGTTCTGAAAGGTAGTTACGGCGGCAGCTGTATCCCTCATATTGATATCCCACGATATGTCCGTCTAGTCGATGCGGGAATCCTGAATCTGGATGGGCTAATCACCCATGAATTTACATTGGATAAGATCAATGACGCAATTCAGTTGATGCGAAGCGGTACTTCAGGGCGGATTTTGATCTCGATGGAGTGA
- a CDS encoding TIGR04372 family glycosyltransferase: protein MKTLDRHIFEMRSGGRPVLFSKIHALLTYGGVIICGFWAIPAVLLVRGLRPWRLIRFGPISASRIGTFIIEVGGICQRQSEGALDLYWFDKPISNVFWAQIVTRNFSVSAWVRPLDFWNRLLPGGDRHYLQPADLAQITTSDDRGWQEKIRARLGFLPREDAQARAWLSRQGWREGEPIICLLVRDNSYLDFTYPNTDPTQGNNGAYNPLSGYGWNHLNYRDSDIATYVPAAEWLADQGAWVFRMGKVMSKPIPSKHPRIVDYAFHSEKSDFLDIWLFAHCDLCVSTGAGIDTVSDIYCRPILFLNLLPLWISSQWALTMHLPKTLVWKATGIPLTCSEYFTTSNHAEYYECIGIRVIDLSAEEILLAVQEQWQRLHGDWVDISDDIRRHNRFWKILKEHPDFPKCHGWTEPRSRVGTVWLRSKGDDFLK, encoded by the coding sequence ATGAAAACACTGGATCGACATATCTTTGAAATGCGCTCTGGGGGTCGGCCGGTATTGTTTTCGAAAATCCATGCCCTGCTGACCTATGGGGGAGTTATTATTTGCGGCTTCTGGGCCATACCCGCAGTTCTTTTGGTCCGCGGCCTTCGTCCATGGCGTCTGATCCGTTTTGGACCTATCAGTGCTAGCCGCATAGGTACCTTCATCATAGAGGTGGGTGGAATATGTCAGCGGCAATCTGAAGGAGCTTTGGATTTATACTGGTTTGATAAACCGATAAGCAATGTGTTCTGGGCGCAGATTGTCACACGTAACTTCTCTGTTTCCGCATGGGTTCGACCTCTGGATTTTTGGAACAGATTACTGCCTGGTGGAGATCGGCATTATCTTCAGCCTGCCGATCTGGCACAGATCACCACTTCCGATGATCGGGGGTGGCAGGAGAAAATCCGTGCCAGACTCGGTTTTCTTCCCCGAGAAGATGCACAGGCCCGTGCTTGGTTGAGCCGGCAAGGTTGGCGTGAAGGGGAGCCGATAATCTGCCTGCTCGTTAGAGACAATAGTTATTTAGATTTCACATACCCGAATACAGATCCTACACAAGGAAATAATGGTGCCTATAATCCGTTGTCCGGATACGGATGGAATCATCTTAATTACCGAGATTCTGATATTGCTACATATGTTCCCGCTGCGGAGTGGCTTGCGGATCAGGGTGCATGGGTCTTTCGGATGGGAAAAGTGATGAGCAAACCGATTCCCAGCAAACATCCTCGCATTGTCGATTATGCATTTCACTCGGAAAAATCAGATTTTTTGGATATATGGCTTTTTGCCCATTGTGATCTCTGTGTCAGTACAGGTGCGGGAATAGATACAGTAAGCGATATTTATTGTAGGCCCATTTTATTCCTGAATCTTCTTCCCCTGTGGATATCTTCACAGTGGGCCCTGACGATGCACCTGCCCAAGACATTAGTCTGGAAGGCAACCGGAATTCCCCTAACTTGCAGTGAGTACTTCACGACCTCCAATCATGCTGAATATTATGAGTGTATTGGTATCCGGGTTATCGATCTATCCGCAGAGGAGATATTGTTAGCAGTCCAAGAGCAGTGGCAACGCCTTCATGGTGATTGGGTAGATATTAGTGATGATATAAGGCGGCATAATCGATTTTGGAAGATCCTCAAAGAACATCCCGATTTCCCCAAATGTCATGGATGGACTGAGCCAAGATCCCGGGTAGGAACAGTCTGGCTTCGGTCAAAGGGTGATGATTTCTTAAAATAA
- a CDS encoding transketolase, translating into MTNIVVIPDREALAQVSRIIRAEIIETSHKSEAMHLGGCLSCVDILVSLYFGVMSIRPDDPDWLERDRFILSKGHAALALYTVLAHRGYYPREQIDTFNKDQSRFTEHPIWKNLPGIDATTGSLGHGLGIACGMALAARINDKSYRTFILMSDGECEEGSVWEAALFAPVHPLGKLIAIIDYNKWQACGRSNEIMNLSPLSLKFSTFGWAAYEVDGHNIGAMLSLFRSILDSPDQRPVVIIAHTIKGKGVSFMEDDNNWHYRIPTAEEVMAAHRELDVL; encoded by the coding sequence ATGACCAATATAGTGGTGATTCCGGATCGAGAGGCGCTAGCCCAAGTATCGAGAATAATACGTGCAGAGATTATAGAGACATCCCATAAATCCGAAGCCATGCACTTGGGAGGATGCCTTTCATGCGTTGATATCTTGGTGTCATTATATTTCGGGGTCATGTCGATCCGCCCAGATGATCCCGATTGGCTAGAGAGGGATCGTTTTATCCTAAGCAAAGGACATGCAGCTCTTGCACTATATACGGTTCTTGCGCACCGAGGATACTATCCTCGCGAGCAAATAGACACCTTTAATAAAGATCAAAGCCGTTTCACCGAACACCCGATTTGGAAGAATCTTCCTGGCATTGATGCAACCACAGGATCGCTTGGGCATGGGCTGGGAATTGCCTGTGGCATGGCACTTGCTGCACGAATTAACGATAAATCTTATAGAACCTTTATTCTTATGAGCGATGGGGAATGTGAAGAGGGATCTGTATGGGAAGCGGCGTTGTTTGCGCCGGTACATCCCTTGGGAAAGTTAATTGCCATAATCGATTATAACAAATGGCAGGCTTGTGGTCGTAGCAACGAAATCATGAACCTCTCCCCGCTTAGCCTAAAGTTTTCCACCTTTGGGTGGGCAGCCTATGAAGTTGATGGGCACAATATCGGTGCAATGTTGTCACTCTTCCGCTCTATTCTTGATTCCCCTGATCAGCGTCCCGTGGTGATTATCGCCCACACCATCAAGGGGAAGGGTGTATCTTTCATGGAAGATGACAACAACTGGCATTATCGTATCCCCACCGCAGAGGAAGTCATGGCGGCACATCGGGAGCTGGATGTATTATGA
- a CDS encoding class I SAM-dependent methyltransferase — MGELLNFVTPLHKKTKRDYLARMVDDKVRCMQKAKEYGYEYWDGDRRFGYGGYTYRPGYWRPVAEQLIKRYHLREGDKILDVGCGKSFLLYELQLLIPGLKIQGFDISEYGMEHCHQDFKGGLFKHRAQDPYPFKDKEFDLVISLACLHNLNIFELKTALCEIERVGKNKYIMVESYRNELEMFNLECWALTAESLFDLEEWIWIYKEFGYTGDYEFIYFE; from the coding sequence ATGGGAGAATTATTAAATTTCGTTACCCCGTTGCATAAAAAAACAAAACGGGACTATCTGGCCCGCATGGTGGATGATAAAGTTCGCTGCATGCAAAAGGCAAAAGAGTATGGCTATGAATATTGGGATGGGGACCGGCGCTTTGGCTATGGAGGTTACACATATCGCCCGGGATACTGGAGGCCGGTTGCGGAACAGTTGATCAAGCGATATCATCTTCGGGAGGGGGATAAGATTCTCGATGTGGGGTGTGGAAAAAGCTTCCTTCTGTATGAACTGCAACTCCTGATTCCCGGTTTAAAAATCCAAGGATTCGATATATCTGAGTACGGGATGGAGCACTGCCATCAGGATTTTAAAGGTGGTCTCTTCAAACACCGGGCACAGGATCCATATCCCTTCAAGGATAAAGAGTTCGATCTCGTGATCTCGCTTGCCTGCCTCCATAACCTCAATATTTTTGAACTTAAAACTGCACTATGCGAGATCGAACGGGTGGGAAAGAATAAGTATATTATGGTGGAAAGTTATCGGAATGAACTCGAGATGTTTAATCTTGAGTGTTGGGCATTGACCGCCGAGTCCCTCTTCGATCTGGAGGAATGGATCTGGATCTACAAAGAGTTCGGGTATACAGGCGATTATGAGTTTATCTATTTCGAATGA
- a CDS encoding sugar nucleotide-binding protein → MLWEKSVNRIPEMTPTGSALIIGADSALGKLVTAYLNLHKEPVIGSTRKKEACNTDKIFLDLSEDIDDSWTPPASVSVAYICAAVTSLEQCRINPIQSALVNVQNTVKIASLCMQNGIFVIFPSTNQVFDGSIPLRRPGDPVSPKTEYGRQKAEAEKSLLALEGDLAIVRFTKIIYPRLPLIREWMDALGLHQVIHPFSDYRMAPVPAPLAVECLYKIADKRIRGIHHISAPLDISYADAAHHIADRMHATSDLVRPRKTEDFGVFLEHNPAYTALDASDIEKKLAIRIPNALASIDRVFFP, encoded by the coding sequence ATGCTGTGGGAAAAAAGTGTGAACAGAATTCCTGAAATGACACCGACCGGTTCCGCTCTCATTATTGGTGCAGATAGTGCATTAGGTAAATTAGTAACGGCATATCTCAATTTACACAAGGAACCTGTTATTGGGAGTACCCGAAAGAAAGAGGCCTGTAACACTGACAAGATATTCCTTGATTTATCCGAAGATATTGATGATTCCTGGACCCCCCCGGCCAGTGTATCCGTAGCTTACATATGTGCAGCAGTGACATCACTAGAACAATGTCGTATAAATCCGATTCAAAGTGCACTCGTGAATGTGCAAAATACGGTAAAAATTGCAAGTCTTTGTATGCAAAATGGGATCTTTGTTATTTTCCCATCAACCAATCAGGTTTTTGACGGTTCGATTCCGCTACGGAGGCCGGGAGACCCAGTATCCCCGAAAACGGAATATGGCAGGCAGAAAGCAGAAGCGGAGAAGAGTCTACTTGCTTTGGAGGGGGATCTTGCAATCGTTCGATTCACCAAGATTATATATCCGCGTCTCCCCCTGATCCGGGAATGGATGGATGCACTGGGGTTGCATCAGGTAATTCATCCGTTTTCAGATTACAGGATGGCACCGGTTCCTGCACCTCTCGCGGTGGAATGCCTCTACAAGATTGCCGATAAAAGGATAAGGGGTATACATCATATATCTGCACCCCTAGACATTTCATACGCGGATGCAGCCCATCACATTGCCGATCGTATGCATGCGACGTCAGATCTCGTTAGGCCAAGAAAAACCGAAGATTTTGGTGTTTTTCTCGAACACAATCCGGCGTATACCGCTCTTGATGCATCGGACATTGAAAAAAAACTGGCAATTCGGATACCAAATGCATTAGCCTCTATTGACAGAGTGTTTTTTCCATGA
- a CDS encoding class I SAM-dependent methyltransferase has product MEKKPKESQYQVCFDLKNTFGFSRFGLMSNQVWHDDPKRLVFLLSRYKFVAKMLSGKQNVLEIGCADGFGSRLIAQEVGKLTLIDFDPVFISDAQENMDPRWKYACMVLDPTEDTPPGNYDAAYSLDVLEHIPKEKEHLFLQHIISAISSNGILIIGTPSLESQKYASPPSREGHVNCKDHKELRKLLSGYFHNVFLFSMNDEVVHTGFYPMAHYLLAICCGKKV; this is encoded by the coding sequence ATGGAAAAGAAACCAAAAGAGTCACAATACCAGGTCTGTTTCGATCTAAAAAATACATTTGGGTTCTCACGGTTTGGTCTTATGAGTAATCAGGTCTGGCATGATGATCCCAAACGGCTCGTTTTTTTATTATCACGTTATAAATTCGTGGCAAAGATGCTCTCTGGTAAACAGAATGTCCTTGAGATTGGATGTGCTGACGGATTCGGAAGCCGGCTTATTGCCCAAGAGGTGGGCAAATTAACTCTGATCGATTTTGATCCAGTTTTTATCAGCGATGCTCAGGAGAACATGGATCCCCGGTGGAAATATGCTTGTATGGTTCTTGATCCCACGGAAGATACCCCCCCGGGAAACTACGATGCCGCTTACTCGCTGGATGTTCTAGAACATATCCCAAAAGAGAAGGAACATCTCTTTTTACAGCATATTATCTCGGCCATTTCTAGTAATGGTATTCTCATTATCGGGACTCCTTCACTCGAATCGCAGAAATATGCATCACCTCCCAGCCGAGAAGGTCATGTCAATTGCAAAGATCACAAGGAATTGAGGAAGCTGTTGTCAGGATATTTCCATAATGTGTTCCTATTTTCCATGAACGATGAAGTAGTACATACCGGTTTTTATCCGATGGCTCATTATCTTTTGGCGATATGCTGTGGGAAAAAAGTGTGA